One genomic region from Larus michahellis unplaced genomic scaffold, bLarMic1.1 SCAFFOLD_78, whole genome shotgun sequence encodes:
- the LOC141736943 gene encoding E3 ubiquitin-protein ligase RBBP6-like: MSAVHYKFFSKLKYDIVTFDGLHISLHDLKCRIMGREKLKAANCDLQISNAQTKEEYTDDNALIPKNSSVIVRRIPVGGVKATSKTSVRSRTEPVSGTSKAVCKITISLFYVWKRISIFLQV, from the exons ATGTCTGCTGTGCATTATaagttcttctccaagctgaagtaCGATATAGTCACCTTCGACGGCCTCCACATCTCCCTCCACGACCTCAAGTGCCGGATCATGGGCCGTGAGAAGCTGAAGGCGGCCAACTGTGacctgcagatcagcaacgcccagaccAAAGAAG aatacacagatgacaatgccctgattcctaagaactcatcggtgattgtcagaagaatccctgttggaggagttaaagctaccagcaaaacctctgttag aagtcgaactgagccagtgagtggaacatcaaaagcggtatgtaaaatcacaatctcacttttttacgtttggaaaaggatcagcatttttcttcaggtttga